In Fusarium musae strain F31 chromosome 7, whole genome shotgun sequence, a single window of DNA contains:
- a CDS encoding hypothetical protein (EggNog:ENOG41) — MFSGAYDNLKATLAYSVGFGGVNFLFGLLAMRSIDTLGRRRWLLFTLPLMSLFLMAAAIAYNDNFSKGIEARNVVGTVFVYCFVAAYAPGLGPLSFNPNPDQGASVAITINLFFAGLLSILLPEIYHAFHARGTLGVFSVLNVIAFILVLFLIEETSSRSLEDLERVYERPKIQLATWVWDQQVPYFVKKWILWKRDVDEPVPYDSYGEEGHGAESETELESLGEAR; from the exons ATGTTCAGTGGGGCATACGACAACCTCAAGGCAACTCTAGCATACAGCGTCGGCTTTG GTGGTGTAAACTTTCTGTTCGGACTCCTTGCAATGAG ATCGATCGACACGTTGGGCCGCAGGCGATGGCTGCTCTTCACACTACCGTTAATGAGTCTGTTTCTCATGGCAGCAGCTATTGCGTATAACGACAATTTCTCAAAGGGTATAGAGGCTCGAAATGTCGTGGGAACCGTCTTCGTATACT GCTTCGTGGCGGCATATGCACCTGGCTTAG GTCCCCTATCGTTCAATCCTAACCCGGACCAGGGAGCTTCAGTAGCTATCACCATAAACCTTTTCTTTGCGGGTCTCCTATCTATCCTCTTACCTGAGATCTATCATGCTTTCCACGCACGAGGAACACTGGGGGTTTTCTCCGTCCTCAACGTCATCGCATTcatccttgttcttttcttGATTGAAGAAACCAGCAGTCGGAGTCTGGAGGACCTTGAAAGGGTCTATGAGCGTCCAAAGATCCAACTGGCCACGTGGGTATGGGATCAACAAGTTCCTTACTTTGTGAAGAAGTGGATCCTTTGGAAAagggatgttgatgagcctgTGCCTTATGATAGCTACGGGGAAGAGGGCCACGGTGCTGAATCGGAAACAGAACTGGAGAGCTTGGGAGAAGCGCGATAA
- a CDS encoding hypothetical protein (EggNog:ENOG41): MADGKASFSLSGKVSEFKKDWETWIRRQIKERGGDRSVLSDTTPPTEIREALAVLAEHLPTVTVDELERAFSIAQNINYYPITESSENPMPNNLTPDEKKCIRDEREHVFSQPGMPTIIITVSLAAFLQGHVQASINAADIYAMDVSNPLHLPTGDETWTSGAMNAMPYFTAALLGSPMSLPINICIGRRGALTVSALLIIASSIGSAFCQTWLELLLVRIIAGFAMGIKAVSAPVLASETAVRFWRGSIVLAWQLWYVIFRFLMTLSDTSRVACGILMGSVINMVIADATGYLGQDGENRSRLALRLILGAPAAPALFLLIAVAMCYESPRYYMRSDTPGYSIDRAFQILLKIRSHRVRPDNLIVMVVANSVRLASGLA; encoded by the exons ATGGCTGATGGAAAGGCTTCATTTTCTCTTTCTGGCAAGGTTTCCGAGTTCAAAAAGGACTGGGAGACATGGATAAGACGACAGATCAAGGAACGCGGTGGCGATCGAAGCGTGCTCT CCGACACTACTCCCCCGACAGAAATCAGAGAAGCCCTCGCTGTTCTCGCAGAGCACCTCCCCACCGTGACCGTCGACGAACTTGAGAGGGCCTTCAGCATTGCCCAGAACATCAACTACTACCCCATTACCGAGTCCTCCGAGAATCCGATGCCCAATAACCTCACACCAGATGAAAAGAAATGCATTCGTGATGAGAGAGAACATGTCTTCTCGCAGCCCGGAATgccaaccatcatcatcaccgtcTCTCTCGCTGCTTTCCTTCAGGGACATGTGCAGGCTTCGATCAATGCAGCTGATATTTACGCCATGGATGTGTCGAACCCTCTACACCTACCTACAGGCGATGAGACTTGGACTTCTGGGGCCATGAATGCGATGCCCTACTTCACCGCAGCTTTGCTAGGTTCGCCCATGTCCCTTCCTATCAATATCTGCATCGGTCGTCGGGGGGCTCTCACGGTGTCCGCCTTGTTGATCATTGCAAGTTCCATTGGTTCTGCGTTCTGTCAGACATGGCTCGAACTGCTCTTGGTTAGAATCATTGCTGGTTTTG CGATGGGTATCAAAGCAGTTAGTGCGCCCGTTCTCGCGTCCGAAACAGCCGTCCGGTTCTGGAGAGGCTCTATTGTACTAGCTTGGCAGCTCTGGTATGTTATTTTCCGCTTCTTGATGACTCTCTCTGATACCTCTAGGGTTGCATGCGGTATCCTCATGGGGTCTGTCATCAACATGGTAATAGCTGATGCCACTGGATACCTAGGACAAGATGGAGAAAACAGATCGCGACTCGCTCTTCGCCTTATTCTCGGTGCTCCAGCCGCTCCAGCGCTCTTCCTACTCATCGCCGTGGCTATGTGCTATGAGAGTCCACGATACTACATGCGTTCCGACACTCCTGGTTACAGCATCGACCGTGCCTTTCAGATTCTACTCAAGATCAGATCTCATCGGGTAAGACCTGATAACCTTATTGTCATGGTAGTGGCTAACTCGGTACGACTAGCTTCTGGCCTTGCgtga
- a CDS encoding hypothetical protein (EggNog:ENOG41): protein MCVTAIKDSHDTLDRWNVSISSLQHMSEQFEVVLHERRARHPARGSLEGTHYGVISAHLDRFSRDLRKLESNISSTNLANRASASKISLRSKVKLAFTMDWRENEQLLKWIDRHVTFLQINIDLIRGVNEENMNDIERALGTGHDSWKPVPTPESLDEPRFVLDDWLSSAEGLAKHVAIQKLDTADRATPTPTEMDWDLMHDTTELTSSITVSPVEQELRLHATMQQVDNLEASKMPVIASNVQLEVIRLSDELNQEKGLTPTFKETFRLQERYVNLLFSSIEKHPVYGDRAKTYVRENIIPNLNQHDPDLREVWWSVGRMFYTMEDCDQAEYWLRRALLNGYIRVDKDSNHAEIEQISKMICKIYARQGRPQFATALGQYLEHHVGYDPTKIPGDLEKAVEWCLEQGFEVHTEGDELVFTKEKNGRGRSALHEAALDTKVKESIIPLLLKDDLLALRNASGDTALLLAVGKSNTAVARHLLKTPSLVHVRDREGRTPLHRCCDHKTLSLLLEALSGSMHRSSLTHADPDSYDASSLIDINSQDAYGKTALSAREHISQHWSMPDLGLLILHRDIIDE from the exons ATGTGTGTAACGGCGATCAAAGACTCGCACGACACGCTGGATCGATGGAACGTTTCGATTAGCTCTCTCCAACATATGTCGGAGCAGTTCGAAGTTGTGTTACATGAGAGAAGGGCCCGTCATCCTGCCAGGGGATCGCTCGAAGGAACGCACTATGGAGTCATCAGCGCACATCTTGATCGATTCAGCCGTGACCTGAGGAAGCTTGAGAGCAATATCTCGAGTACCAACCTTGCCAACcgagcttcagcttcgaaGATCTCGTTGAGAAGCAAAGTAAAGCTTGCCTTCACAATGGACTGGAGAGAGAACGAGCAGCTCCTCAAGTGGATAGATCGCCACGTCACTTTTCTTCAAATCAACATAGATCTCATAAGAGG CGTGAACGAGGAAAACATGAATGACATTGAACGAGCCTTGGGGACGGGCCACGACAGTTGGAAACCCGTTCCTACACCTGAAAGCCTTGATGAACCCAGATTTGTATTGGACGATTGGTTGTCCTCTGCAGAGGGCTTAGCCAAGCATGTTGCCATTCAAAAGTTAGACACTGCAGATAGGGCTACCCCTACACCAACCGAGATGGATTGGGACCTAATGCACGATACAACTGAATTGACCTCTTCAATCACTGTGAGCCCCGTTGAACAGGAACTACGCCTTCATGCCACGATGCAACAAGTGGACAATCTGGAGGCTTCCAAGATGCCTGTCATTGCATCCAATGTTCAGCTGGAGGTTATACGACTATCTGACGAGCTGAACCAAGAGAAAGGACTTACGCCAACCTTCAAGGAGACATTCCGGCTCCAAGAAAGATATGTGAACCTTCTTTTCAGTTCCATCGAAAAGCATCCTGTCTATGGAGACAGAGCCAAGACGTACGTACGTGAGAATATCATACCCAACCTGAACCAGCACGACCCGGATTTACGCGAGGTTTGGTGGAGTGTCGGACGGATGTTTTACACCATGGAGGACTGTGACCAAGCAGAATACTGGCTCCGGCGTGCGCTTCTGAATGGCTATATTAGAGTCGATAAGGATAGCAACCACGCTGAGATTGAACAGATTTCCAAGATGATTTGCAAGATCTACGCGAGACAAGGCCGTCCGCAGTTTGCCACTGCCCTTGGACAATACCTAGAACACCACGTTGGATATGATCCAACAAAGATACCTGGTGATCTCGAAAAGGCCGTCGAATGGTGCTTGGAGCAGGGATTTGAAGTCCACACCGAGGGAGATGAGCTGGTATTCACTAAAGAGAAGAACGGCAGAGGCAGAAGCGCATTGCATGAAGCTGCCTTGGATACCAAGGTGAAAGAGTCCATCATCCCACTGTTACTGAAAGACGATCTCCTCGCACTAAGAAACGCTAGCGGAGATACGGCGCTTCTGCTAGCAGTCGGAAAGTCAAACACTGCAGTGGCCAGACACCTCCTCAAGACACCATCACTAGTTCATGTTAGAGATCGGGAAGGCCGCACGCCGCTTCACAGGTGCTGCGATCACAAGACATTGAGTCTACTTCTCGAAGCTCTAAGCGGATCGATGCATCGGTCAAGTCTCACGCATGCAGACCCAGATAGCTATGACGCTTCATCTCTGATCGACATCAACTCACAAGACGCGTATGGCAAGACAGCGCT GAGCGCACGTGAACATATCAGTCAACACTGGAGTATGCCCGATCTTGGCTTGCTCATCCTGCACCGGGATATCATTGACGAGTAG